One genomic region from Esox lucius isolate fEsoLuc1 chromosome 24, fEsoLuc1.pri, whole genome shotgun sequence encodes:
- the LOC105029487 gene encoding claudin domain-containing protein 1-like translates to MVDNRYATALVISSVLSLLATVYLSVAVGTQHWYQYTSPPVRGEANVSELRSLHEEFMDGEFDEKTYSDTLFRLNGTMGLWWRCVLVPAHIHWYKEPDPKMTMKCVSFSLPQQFTPKYKEPGNHNSGEDMIRTYLWRCQFLLPLISLGLVVLAGLIGFCACLCHSLTPTLGIGMLHLLAGLCSLATVCCYLAGMDLLHRASVLPDRVDGSLGWSLYLALISSPLHMMAAALLAWAARSHSRNYYRMAAYRVA, encoded by the exons ATGGTTGACAACCGCTACGCCACGGCATTGGTTATCAGCAGTGTTCTCAGCCTGCTGGCTACCGTGTACCTGTCTGTGGCGGTTGGGACGCAGCACTGGTACCAATACACAAGTCCGCCGGTGCGCGGCGAGGCTAACGTGTCCGAGCTGCGGTCACTGCACGAGGAGTTCATGGATGGGGAATTCGACGAGAAGACCTACAGCGACACGCTCTTTCGTCTCAACGGCACCATGGGCCTCTGGTGGCGCTGCGTTCTGGTGCCCGCTCACATCCACTGGTACAAGGAGCCAG ATCCAAAGATGACGATGAAGTGCGTGAGCTTCTCGTTGCCACAGCAGTTCACGCCAAAGTACAAAGAGCCAGGAAACCACAACAGTGGAGAAGACATGATACGTACCT ACCTGTGGAGGTGCCAGTTTCTGCTCCCGCTGATCTCATTGGGCCTAGTGGTGCTTGCGGGTCTGATTGGGTTCTGTGCCTGTCTTTGCCACAGTCTCACCCCGACCTTGGGAATTGGAATGCTTCACCTGCTGGCCG GGCTGTGTTCCCTAGCGACCGTGTGCTGCTATCTGGCTGGGATGGACCTGCTTCACCGGGCCTCTGTCCTACCGGACCGTGTGGACGGGTCCCTGGGCTGGTCCCTTTACCTGGCCCTCATCTCCTCGCCGCTGCACATGATGGCCGCTGCTCTGCTTGCGTGGGCGGCGCGCAGCCACAGCCGGAACTACTACCGCATGGCTGCCTACCGGGTCGCCTAG